Proteins encoded together in one Rubrobacter calidifluminis window:
- a CDS encoding aminomethyl transferase family protein: MLFDQSYHMTDLYIEGPDTKRLLSELGINSFEGFGKDKAKQFVACNPEGYVIGDAILFGLEEERVSLVGRPTAHNWVEYHARSGEYEVEVERDERYAANPKKRRRLYRYQIQGPNAAGLLEKLNGGPLPEVAFFNMYQINIAGRKVRALRHGMSGQPGAEIFGPWEEKEEIREAIVEAGEEFGLRQVGSRTYATNTLESGWIPSPCPAIYTGEKLKTYREWLPADGYEAKASLGGSYDSEDIEDYYFTPYELGYGRFVKFDHDFVGREALQEMAERPTRRKVTLVWDKEDVKEAFGSLFEKEDLPAKYIDLPLSNYATLPYDRVEKDGRVVGVSTYTGYSYNERSMLSLAVVEE; encoded by the coding sequence GTGCTCTTCGACCAGTCCTACCACATGACCGACCTCTACATAGAGGGTCCTGACACAAAGAGGCTTCTCTCCGAGCTTGGGATAAACAGCTTTGAGGGCTTTGGGAAGGATAAGGCCAAGCAGTTCGTTGCGTGCAACCCGGAGGGCTATGTCATAGGGGATGCGATTCTCTTTGGGCTCGAGGAGGAGAGGGTGAGCCTGGTTGGGAGGCCCACGGCGCACAACTGGGTTGAGTACCACGCAAGAAGTGGTGAGTACGAGGTGGAGGTGGAGCGAGACGAGCGCTACGCGGCCAACCCGAAAAAGCGCAGGAGGCTCTACCGCTACCAGATCCAGGGTCCCAACGCAGCCGGGCTGCTCGAGAAGCTAAACGGAGGACCGCTTCCCGAGGTAGCCTTCTTCAACATGTACCAGATAAACATAGCCGGCAGGAAAGTACGGGCGCTGAGGCACGGGATGAGCGGGCAGCCTGGGGCTGAGATCTTCGGTCCCTGGGAAGAGAAAGAAGAGATAAGAGAAGCCATAGTAGAAGCCGGAGAAGAGTTTGGCTTAAGGCAGGTAGGCTCGAGGACATACGCCACCAACACGCTCGAATCCGGCTGGATCCCCTCACCCTGTCCCGCCATCTACACCGGGGAGAAGCTGAAGACCTACAGGGAGTGGCTCCCTGCAGACGGCTACGAAGCGAAAGCCTCTTTAGGAGGAAGCTACGACTCCGAGGACATAGAAGATTACTACTTCACCCCCTACGAGCTGGGGTATGGACGCTTTGTGAAATTCGACCACGACTTCGTAGGAAGAGAAGCCCTCCAGGAGATGGCAGAGCGTCCCACACGCAGGAAAGTCACGCTCGTGTGGGACAAAGAAGACGTAAAAGAAGCCTTCGGCAGCCTCTTCGAGAAAGAAGACCTGCCCGCCAAGTACATAGACCTTCCACTCTCTAACTACGCCACGCTGCCCT